The proteins below are encoded in one region of Microvirga ossetica:
- a CDS encoding NrsF family protein, which yields MRTTNEVIDALASDLRPVDEGAVARKIALGVGGGMLVSAAMMLAWLGVRPDFATATTTGLFWVKFAYTLLLVVAGLSCVGRLARPAGQAQAASVAIIVLVAGIAVLAVAQLAMAPRAERDHLMFGATAETCPWNIMILSLPIFVGTGWALRALAPTRLTIAGLAAGLGSGAAGAWIYSFHCDESAIPFVAVWYTLGIALMSLCGAISGRYLLRW from the coding sequence GTGAGGACGACAAACGAGGTCATTGACGCATTGGCGAGCGATCTCAGGCCCGTCGACGAAGGCGCGGTTGCGCGGAAGATCGCGCTCGGCGTCGGCGGTGGCATGCTGGTCTCAGCCGCAATGATGCTGGCGTGGCTCGGTGTGCGCCCGGACTTCGCTACGGCGACGACGACCGGGCTTTTCTGGGTCAAGTTCGCCTATACGCTCCTGCTTGTAGTCGCCGGCCTGTCATGCGTCGGGAGGCTGGCGCGACCTGCCGGTCAAGCCCAAGCTGCTTCCGTTGCAATCATCGTGCTCGTCGCAGGAATCGCCGTTCTCGCCGTGGCGCAGCTCGCCATGGCTCCGCGCGCCGAGCGGGATCATCTCATGTTTGGCGCCACAGCCGAGACCTGCCCCTGGAACATCATGATCCTCTCGCTGCCGATCTTTGTCGGCACAGGGTGGGCCTTGCGGGCACTCGCTCCGACGCGGCTCACGATCGCCGGCCTCGCCGCCGGACTGGGGTCGGGAGCTGCCGGAGCCTGGATCTATTCCTTCCATTGTGACGAAAGCGCCATCCCGTTCGTGGCGGTTTGGTATACACTGGGCATAGCTCTGATGAGCCTGTGCGGCGCAATCTCGGGTCGGTATCTCCTCCGCTGGTGA